A region from the Bactrocera neohumeralis isolate Rockhampton unplaced genomic scaffold, APGP_CSIRO_Bneo_wtdbg2-racon-allhic-juicebox.fasta_v2 ctg2629, whole genome shotgun sequence genome encodes:
- the LOC126766834 gene encoding histone H2B-like — MPPKTSGKAAKKAGKAQKNITKNDKKKKRKRKESYAIYIYKVLKQVHPDTGISSKAMSIMNSFVNDIFERIAAEASRLAHYNKRSTITSREIQTAVRLLLPGELAKHAAVSEGTKAVTKYTSSK; from the coding sequence ATGCCTCCTAAAACTAGTGGAAAAGCAGCAAAGAAGGCTGGTAAggcccaaaaaaatattactaaaaacgACAAGAAGAAGAAGCGCAAGAGGAAGGAAAGTTATgctatttacatttataaagtGTTGAAGCAAGTACATCCTGATACTGGTATTTCATCAAAAGCCATGAGTATCATGAACAGTtttgtaaatgatatttttgagCGTATCGCTGCCGAAGCATCGCGTTTAGCTCATTACAATAAACGTTCAACTATCACTAGTCGCGAAATCCAAACTGCTGTACGTTTACTTTTGCCTGGTGAATTAGCCAAACATGCTGCTGTGAGCGAAGGTACCAAAGCTGTCACTAAATACACAAGTTCCAAGTAA
- the LOC126766835 gene encoding histone H2A-like → MSGRGKGGKVKGKAKSRSNRAGLQFPVGRIHRLLRKGNYAERVGAGAPVYLAAVMEYLAAEVLELAGNAARDNKKTRIIPRHLQLAIRNDEELNKLLSGVTIAQGGVLPNIQAVLLPKKTEKA, encoded by the coding sequence atgtctgGACGTGGTAAAGGTGGTAAAGTGAAGGGCAAGGCAAAGTCGCGTTCAAATCGTGCTGGTCTTCAATTTCCTGTCGGTCGTATACACCGTTTGTTGCGCAAAGGCAATTATGCTGAACGTGTTGGTGCTGGTGCTCCCGTATATTTAGCTGCTGTTATGGAATATTTGGCAGCTGAAGTTCTTGAATTGGCTGGTAATGCTGCCCGTGATAACAAAAAGACAAGAATTATTCCAAGACATTTACAATTGGCCATCCGTAATGATGAAGAATTGAATAAACTATTATCTGGAGTCACTATTGCTCAAGGTGGTGTTTTGCCAAATATTCAAGCTGTACTTTTACCAAAGAAGACTGAGAAAGCATAA